The segment TGAACACATGGTCTATGCCGCCGAGCACCAGTCCAACAATAACGGAAACAAGCAAAACCAAACCGGTGAGGTAAATGGCTTCCCTTCTGGAAAGCCATGTTACCTTCTTCAGTTCGGATATAATATTACCGAAAAAATTACCTTTTTGCCCTTTTTTACTGATGGGCTGCGTTGTCTGAGCCATAAGTTTACCCCCTTTAAAGAAGGATTACTTTACCTCCCTGTGGAGCAAACTGGTACGACAACGAGGGCAATACTTTTTCAGCTCCAACCTCTGCGGGTCGTTTCTTTTATTCTTTTCGGTCGTATACGTTCTCTCTTTGCACTCAGTACATGCAAGATGGATCACATTACGAGCATCAGTCTTTTTCTTAGCCATACTATTTTATTCTTATTCTATAACGTTAGTAACAGTTCCGGCACCGACTGTTCTGCCGCCCTCTCTGATTGCAAAACTTAAACCTTTTTCAAGGGCTACCGGATAAATCAATTTAATCTTCATTTTGGTATTATCACCGGGCATCACCATCTCCACACCCGGCTCTAATTCAATAGAACCGGTAATATCGGTGGTTCTGATATAGAACTGCGGCTTGTAACCGTTAAAGAACGGGGTATGTCTGCCGCCTTCTTCTTTAGAAAGTACATAAACCTCGGCTTCGGCATAGGTGTGCGGTTTGATACTTCCGGGGGCGGCCAATACCTGTCCGCGCTCGATATCTTCACGCTCAACGCCTCTTAAAAGAACACCAACGGCGTCACCGGGCTCACTGATATCCAGGAATTTATGGAACATTTCAAGGCTGGTTGCAATAACCTTCTTAGGATCACGATTTAAGCCAACGATTTCAACTTCATCACCGGGTCTTACAACGCCTCTTTCAACCCTACCGGTAGCAACAGTACCGCGCCCTTTAATACTAAAGACGTCTTCAATCGACATCAGGAAAGGCTTATCGGTAGCTCTTTCGGGAATAGGAATGTACTCGTCAACAGTCGCCATCAACTTAAGAATGGCTCCGCACCACTGACATTCGGGTTTTCCGCAACCGCACTCCAATGCTCTAAGGGCACTTACGTGAGTAATAGGAGCTTCATCGCCGTCGTAGTGGTTTTTGGTAAGAAGTTCTCTGACTTCCATTTCAACAAGTTCCAAAAGTTCGGGGTCTTGCATAACATCAACTTTGTTAAGGGCAACCACCATGCGAGGAACCGCAACCTGGTGAGCAAGCAAAACGTGCTCTCTGGTTTGAGGCATAGGACCATCGGGGGCACTGACTACCAAAATCGCCCCGTCCATCTGAGCGGCACCGGTAATCATGTTCTTGACGAAGTCAGCATGACCCGGGCAGTCCACATGTGCATAGTGTCTGTTTTCGGTTTCATATTCAATATGAGAAATAGCAATGGTAACACCACGTGCTCTTTCTTCCGGAGCGTTATCGATGCTATCAAATGCACGATACTCGGTTTTACTCCACGGCTGTTTGGATAAAATATAGGTAATAGCTGCCGTCAGAGTGGTCTTGCCATGGTCAACGTGACCAATGGTGCCAATGTTACAATGTGGTTTTGTTCTATCAAACTTTTGTTTTCCCATTTTTCCCCCTTTGATTTAAGCCCACAATCAGAATCGAACTGATGACCCCGTTCTTACCAAGAACGTGCTCTGCCTGCTGAGCTATGTGGGCATCTCCTTTCCTTATCTAATTATGTTTGTATTTTATTATAGTATTATATCTATTTTGTTGACAGAATGTCCAGTATAAAGTTTGGGATGGTGGAGAGGGCAGGGTTCGAACCTGCGTAGCTCTTCCGAGCGGCAGATTTACAGTCTGCTCCGATTAACCACTCCGGCACCTCTCCTTGTTAATAACACATAAGCACAAAAAAATAGTAGGAACAGCCCGAGAGGGGACTCGAACCCACTAACCTACCGATTACAAGTCGGTTGCGCTACCATTGCGCTACTCGGGCACTATTCTGACAGAAATGAGATAAAATGTCAACAGGACGCTATTATAGGGAAACGATTGCAACTAGTCAAGTTAAACGCTCTGTTTATCAGGCTGATAAACACCGAAACTTGTTCAGAAACGGGCAGAGAACCGTCGCGTAATTTTACGACTACGACATAAAAAGCCCCAAAACCCTGTAAGCAACCCCGCCAATCAGTATTGCGAGCGTAATTTCTCCCAAAACCATTAAAGTCGTTGCTTTGACGCCTGTTTCCTTTAAAAGCACCGCAATAGTCGAAATGCAGGGGATATAAATCAGGATAACTATTGTAAATACAACCATTTGTAACGGTGACATTATAGATGTAATAGCCGCCCCGCCGGCAAAAGAAAACAGCAGCGCCAGGTTAGCTTCTTTACGAAGAATACCGAAGATAAGCAATACCCCGGTAAAGGCCGGTAACCCCAACCAGCTTACCGTTACGGGCGCCAATATGTTGGTAAGGTACTCCAACCAATTATAAACGTTCATGGTTTCAATAACAACACTGCCGATAACAATCAAAGGCACGCCGATTACCAAGAATTCCCTGAATCTAAACCATGCTTGCCGCCATACATTTTTGAGCCGCGGCCAACGATATTCGGGGATTTCCATAATTATACCCGGAGCGGTGCTGGGCATAATCCTGCCCAATATCAACCCAACAACATAAATTAAAAGGAATTGGAAAAATAACAGCCCGACTGCCCATTGCCAGCCGATAAAAGCCCCAACCAACCCGAGTACGATTGAAGTCCTTGCCGCACAAGGCACCATGGTAGTTAAAAACGTGGCAATCAAGCGGTCTCTTTTATTGTTCATCACCCTGCAAGCCATACAGGCCGGCACATTGCACCCAAGCGCCATAATCAGCGGAATACTGGACATACCATGTAAACCGATTGTATGACACGGGCGATCCATTAAAAACGCAATTCTGGGCAGATAACCGCTTTCCCCCAGCCAACTAAGAATCAAAAAGAAGGGAAGGATAAAACCTATTGCCACAATCAGGGCGGCATAAAAACCGATTACGCCACCATTCCAGAAAATATCCATCGCAGGGCCGGTAATTACCGGTTTAATACTTTCAAAGAACCCTTCAACCAAATCCGAAAACCATTCCCCGAAAAAGGAAACGAATATTAGGATTACCGATAGCGTCAGAAAAAACATAAAATAGCCGAAAATAGGATGTAATGCAATTGAATCCATCAAATCGGAGAATTTTTTGGCGGGCGGTTTTGAGGCGGTTACTTTTGTTGCAATCGATGCCGCAAGCGCAAAACGCTCAGCTGAAATTATAGTTGTAATATCCTCGCCGTGCATCGCAACCAGCTCTCCGGCCAGTTCTTGAGCCTTTGCGGTAATATCTGACAGATTTTTATTGTCAGCCGTTATTGATGAATAATTCCCTTCCAAAAATTGGATTGCTTGCCATTTGGGAACATCTTCGGACAGCCCTTCACCCAATAAAGCAATAGTTTGGGAGATCCTTTGCTCAACCTCTTTACCGTACTCTAATTTTCCGTTATTTTGTTGGGGAGGATTTTTTACTAAATCCAGTGCCGCATCCACAAGCTCGTGAACGCCGATACCTTTTACGGCAATCGCCTCTATAACAGGTATGCCCAACAATTCTTGCAACAGCTTTGCATCAACATGAATCCCTTTCTTCCTGGCTTCGTCTCCGTAATTAAGAACGGTAACAACAGGTAGTCCCATCTCTCTTAACTGAAGGGTAAAGAAAAGGTTCCTTTCAAGCGATGTCGCATCGACAACATTAATTATTACATCAGGCCGTTGCGTTAATATGTATTCCTGAGTAATTTGTTCTTCGGTTGAATAAGTGGCAAACGAATAAATGCCGGGGAGATCTACTATATCTATTTGCAACCCATGATGAGATAAAGTTCCTCTTTTAATATCAACGGTTTTACCGCCCCAGTTTCCGGTTTCCTGAACCAAACCCGTTAACTGGTTAAAAATAGTGCTTTTTCCGACATTAACATTGCCCGCCAGCGCCAATGTTAATTTTTTAGCATCGCTATCACCCTCGGACGCGGCACCTTTCCATGTTAAAGATTTAGCAGAGTTTTTCATTTAATCTCCCTCTCATCATTCGGCTGTTAGCCATCCAATTTTTCAACAAAAATATTGCCGGCAATTCGATGGCCTAAAGCCAATTTGGTGCCTCTTACGCTTATTTCCAGCGGCCCTTTAAGGGGTGCGATTCTTGTAACGCAAATTTCGGTTCCGGGGGTTAAGCCCATATCACAAAGACGTCTTAACATTTCCCCTCCGCCACGCACGAATGCAACAGTTGCCCTACCGTGATTTTTTAATTCCAACAGCGACACAACACCCTTTTTACGCCTTCGCAATTCATCAATATCGGTGCTGTCCCATTCCTTGCACTCCTGACAAGTGGAAAAATCAAAATCACAGGGCGGAATCGTTTTTCCGTCATCCGGACAGGTGTCGGGATATTTCAACGTTAAACACAAAGCCCTCTCGACTTCATCCGAAAGGGTGTGTTCCATCGCGCATGCTTCTTCGTGAACTTTATCTTTACCTATTTTTAACGTGTCGTGCAGAAACCTCTCCAACAAACGATGCTTACGCGCCATTTTTTTACCGAAAGCTTCTCCCTTTTCGGTAAGCGTAACACCGCGATAAGGAGAATAGGATATATAACCTTCCTCCGCCAGTTTTTTAAACATTTCGGTAACGCTGGCCGGCGAAATATTCAACCGCTTTGAGACATCAGAGGTGGAAGCCGACTTACCGCTGCGAGTCAGGTTATAGATAGCTTTGAGGTATTCCTCGACACTGCTATTCATGATTTTCCCCCATAATTTAGGAATGCCTAAATAATAACATGGAGCAATTTCTATGTCAAGAATACTTTAATTATGTAATTATCGATTTAAGGCAAAATAAACCGAGCCACGGGGGTTATCCCCGTGGCTCAAGTCTGTCTGTAAAATTATGTAGATAATTCTGTTATGCGGAATTCTTACTCGCCGCTTCGCATGTAGCGGACATCGAAGAATTTTCGTCGGTGATATCAATTTTATTTGTTTCTTTAAGTAAAACCAAACCGACAACGAAACAAATTGCGGCGATTATCATCGGATACCAGATACCGGCAAAGTTATTACCTGTTGCCGTTAACCACGCCAAACCGATCATGGGAACCAAACCGCCGAAAACACCGTTTCCGATATGATACGGGAACGACATTGAAGTATAGCGAATCTTCGTCGGGAAAAGTTCAACAAGGAAAGCCGCAATCGGGCCGTAAACCATGGTCACGTAAAGAACCTGGATAAATACCAACGCCGACAGCGCTACCATATTATAACCCTGGTACGAGAAAAGGAAATACTGCCCGGGGTCAACGGGAGCAAAAGCAGCCATAGCCCCATAAATAGGATAGTAAGTTAAAACGGCAAGCAGCATACCTCCAAGCATTATTTTCTTTCGGCCAATTTTATCGGAAAGCCATCCGAAGAAAACAAAGAAAGGAGCGCCCAGAACAAGGGCTACACCAACTATAATGTTTGATTCGACTAAAGGTACCTTAAAAATCTGCTGTAAATAGAACAGAGAATAGAATTGCCCGGTGTACCAAACAACACCCTGCCCCATTGTAGCGCCGAATAGCGCAATCAAAACCCATTTTAAGTTGTACGGATTGGTGAAACTTTCTTTAAGCGGATTTTTGGAAATTGTTTTAGAAACTTTCATCTGCTGGTAAAGCGGAGATTCGCGCAAAGATCTTCTAATCCAAACCGAAAGTATTACCAATAAGATTGAAACCATAAAAGGAATACGCCAACCCCATTCGTTAAAATCGGCTTCACCCAAACCCAATCTTACAACCAGGATTACGCCAAGCGATAAAAAGAGACCCAGTGTCGCGGTAGTCTGAATCCAGCTGGTATAAAAACCGCGTCTTCCTTGCGGCGCATGTTCGGCAACAAATGTCGCTGCCCCGCCGTATTGCCCGCCGAGGGCCAACCCCTGAAGTATCCTAAGAACAATTAACAAGATACCCGCCCAGACACCGATTACGGCCTTTGTGGGCAGCAAACCGATAATGAAAGTAGCGGAGCCCATAATTGCAATTGTTAAAACGTATGTAAATTTACGCCCAAACAAGTCACCTATACGGCCAAAAAAGAGGGCTCCGAAAGGGCGCACCATAAACCCGATTGCAAAAGTACCCAGCCAGGCGATAACATCACCTACGGGCGTGCCGGTAGTGTAGAATTTGCTTGCCAGCGTTGTCGCCAACGAACCGAAGATATAAAAATCATACCATTCGATGACAGTACCCGCAGACGAAGCAAAAATAACTTTTCGAATGCTTTGCACTCCATTTTTTGCTGATTCTGCCAGAGAATTCATCTTCTTCCTCTCGATTTAAGATTTTTAAAATTGAGCAAAGGTAATACTAATCATATGAGCGGATCAGCATTACGGGAATTTTGGAATGGTGTACCACTTTCTCGGCAACACTACCGATTACCCAATACGCTGGGCCGGTACGTCCATGGGTTGACATGGCAATAATATCCGCCCCGATTTCCGTAGCGGTTCTTAAAATAGCATTTGCCGGAGAACCGCCTTTAATAAGAGCAGACACTTTAAGACCTTCGGATTTCAACCGCTCTTCGACCTCTGAAATGTATTTCCTGCCACGAGCCTCTTCTTCTGCAATAGTTTGTGCGGCAATTGATGGGGCCGAAAAAGCAAATTCAAAAGCGGGATTTGCCACGACATTGATCAGAATAAGTTCGGCTCCTTCGGAATATGCCAGTGCTTTGGCATGCGGTAGAACCCCTTCGGCTACTTTAGAGCCATCAAGCGGAACCAAAATTTTCTTGTACATCAAGTTTCCTCCTTTAATACCAACTTATCTAAAGCCTTACGGCGCAGATAGAAAACATAGGCCCAGAGGACTCGGTGGATAGCCCATCACATCTTGTACTATTTTTTATGTACGGTATTATACATACTTTGATGACACAATGCAATATTCTTTAATTTTTAAAATCTAAGAATTTGAAAATATTTTTTTGACAATCGTAAGATTAAAAGACTAAACTCAAATATTAGGCTTGTTAAGCCGCACTAAAGAGGATTTTAATGTCAAAAGGAAAGATTAGCATCGGGAAATTATCGGGGATTTCAATCAATATAGATTTCTCGTGGTTTTTTATATTTCTGTTAATAACGTGGTCTCTGGCAGGCTCGTATTTCCCTTCTGTATTCCCAGATTGGGAATTAAAGCAATCGATTTTAGCCGGGGTTATAACCAGTCTTTTATTTTTTGCTTCCGTGTTGGCGCACGAGCTGGGGCATAGTATCACCGCCCAAAAACTTGGTATTCCGGTGAAATCAATAACATTATTTATTTTCGGCGGGCTGGCACATATTTCGCGAGAGCCCGAAAGTTCGGGTGTCGAATTTAAAATTGCAATCGCCGGGCCGCTTACCAGCCTCGCATTGGGAATAATTTTTTGGCTGGTCTATTTCTTTTTACCCTCTCCGCGCTTTGACGGGATTGCCGAAATTTCTTTCTGGTTGGGGCTAACAAACTTAATGCTGGCGGCATTTAACTTGCTCCCCGGTTTCCCATTGGATGGCGGGAGGGTGCTTCGGGCAATTATATGGAAGATTGGCAAAAACCAGCAAAAAGCAACCAAATTGGTTGCAAATATCGGTAAAGTCATTGCCTATTTAATGATTGCAACCGGGGCAGTCCTCTTTTTCAGCGGTTTTACAATAAACGGACTGTGGCTGGCTTTTATCGGTTGGTTTTTAAGCAGTGCCGCCTCCGGCAGTTCAAAACAAGTATCCGTCCATCAAAAATTACAAAATCATACGGTTGCGGATTTAATGAATACCAATTATATCGAGGTACCGGCCAATATCAGTATTGAAGATATGTATAATACTTACATCAAAAACAACCGCAAAAGTTACCTTGTATTAACCTCCGGAGATGAAACTTTGGGGCTGGTGAATATGCATCGGCTTCGCGGTTTGGATAAGAAATATTGGGCTTATACCCTGGCGATTGAGGTTTTAACACCGCTTTCACACGTAAGACAACTTATGCCGCAAACAGGATTATTGGAAGCGTTAAGCTTGTTCCAAGAAGAACGCGCAGACCAATTGCCTGTCGTATCAAACGGAGAAATAATCGGCTTGGTGGATTACGAGGATTTAGCCGGATTTATTAACAGGAAAGCTTAACGTAATTTATTGCCATTCAATTGACAATCATCATATCGGTTAGCCGATTGGGAGGCCATCCGTAAAGTCTTTCTTATTCAATGGGATTAGGACGTTTTAGGGGTTAAAGACATGCCCGACCCGCTTCGGATGCCCAGTTTGGCATTTGAGTGCGTATGAGACCGTCTACATATCTATAATAGATTAGTTACTGAATCCGAGTCTTGCAACAAGAAACAAATCCAAAAGTATCAAAGGTTAGCCTTTAATTACCTAAGTAATACTTTAAAACACTCTCAAAAGCTCGTGTTTTTGGACTTGAATGAATAGCAATACCCACCATGTATATTCGCCGATGATTCTAAGGTACACACAGAATCTTTGAAATACAAGCAATCAATACAATTGCTTTCTATAAACTTTTGCATACGGCTAACCGGAGATTTTTTGTTATCCATTAAGGCAAAAATGAGGATACTTATAGGAGTAATTATACCCATTAACATATAGGCTTTAGAATACCCTTTCAATTCTGCCCAGAGATAAAAACCGTAAATGGAAAGGGATAATCCGACAATCCAAAGTAAGTAAAGTAAGAGTGGGGGTTCAATTCCAACAGATATTGAGAAATTGGTCACGATGACAGAAAATGACCAAATCAACCAACCAAAAAGTACCGATAATGTCCTTTTAACGGTAGTCTTCATGCCTCATAGTTTGTAATACTGCCATTTATTTTGGCTGGGGATAGAGGATTCGAACCTCTCCACGCGGATCCAGAGTCCGCTGTCCTACCACTAGACTAATCCCCAGTACGCCAAAAATTATATCACGGAGAGGATTTGAAGGCAACGTTTGAATTTCCCTCTGGGGGTATAGGTAAATTTTTTGTAATTTTTAATTTTGGCAACAATTCCCTCTCAATTTATGTTATATTATTCTTGGGAGATATGAAATTGAACATTCCGAAAGCCAGTAATAAATGTATCGCCGTTAAATTCAAAAACGAAGCCCTTTTCAAACTGGCGATAACGCACAGTTCTTATGTCAACGAGTATCCGGCGGTTGCACCCGAATCCAACGAAAGGTTGGAATTTTTGGGAGATGCAATATTGGATGTGGTTATTGCCGAAGAGTTATATGCCAAGTATCCCCAATATACCGAGGGAGAGCTCTCCGCACTTAGAGCGGCATTGGTCTGCACCTCGACACTCGCAGAAATTGCCCAAAAATTAGAACTTGGGGATTGCCTTTTACTCGGCAAAGGGGAAGAAACCAGCGGCGGACGGCATAAAGAAGCTAACCTTGCCGGCTCGTTTGAAGCAGTTGTTGCGGCGATCTATCTGGACCAAGGGTGGGAAGTAACGCGCGGTTTCCTTTTGAAGCTTTTTGAGACGGAAATCGAAGCCCGCAGTAAAACCGATAATTGTGCTGATTACAAATCTCGCTTGCAGCATATTTTTCAATCGCGCACCGGCAAAAACAAAGAAACCCCCGCATATTACATAGTTGATGAAAGCGGCCCCGACCACGATCGGATTTTTACGGCGGAAGTAAGAGCCGGTAACACCCTGCTTGGGCGAGGAACCGGAAAAAGCAAAAAGACGGCCGAAACGGAAGCCGCTCGCATCGCACTCAAAAAGCTAAAATAACTTTACAGCTAAAATTTGATTTGATAAACTTTTTTAACGGTTAATTATAAAGGAGGAGATTGATGGGAAGAAGGGATATTCGACACCATGAAACCAAAAAACCTAAAAAAGATACCAAAAAGTCCGGCGTTTCAGAGATGCTGGAACAATCACCGGTTGTTGATGTAATTAAAAAGAAGAAACGCAAGGAAGATGAAGAAGACTAAGGTTTTCTAAATGTATAATGGCTAACACGGCTGATAAGGTTTCCGCAAGGGTTTTTGTATACGGGCGGGTTCAAGGAGTTGGGTTTAGAGACTTTGCGTATCGCGGTGCCCAAAAAGAGAGTTTAACCGGATACGTTAAGAACCTGTCTGATGGCAGGACCGTCGAGGTTTATGCCGAAGGCACAAAAACACAGCTTGAAAAACTTATCAGCCAACTTAAAACCGGCCCCCGTATGGCAGTTGTGGAAAAATTAACAACGGATTACGGGGATGCCGCAGGCAGTTACACAAACTTCGAAATCAGATATTAAACCCCGCCCCACTCGTGCTAACCGCATTTCCGCAAGCCAAAAATGACTATCTATAAATCAAGATCGGCTGCAGACTCCTTAATTAAATCCAAATAGTTTGTTTTAATCCCCAGCGTATGCGAAATTTCAAGATCGATGTCATGCAAATCGCCCATAAAGATCTTGCCGCATTCTTCTATTTCACCCTTAGCCGGTTCGTCTTTGGTAATAAATTTCTGGCGCGCTTCAACAATCCCCAAATCAAACGGCATCGTAAAATAGAGGTCCGTAATTACTTTTTCAATCCCCAAGTTGTAAAGGTCACGCCAACCGCCGCCGGAACCGTATTTCTTGCTTGGCAAAAGGCTCAACAAATTCATAATGCTTAAATGACCAAACCCGTTTACAACTTTCAAAGGCGAAACGGAAATCAGATAATCACTTGATAAAACCACATTGGGAATCCAAAAAGTCGGCACTGCCAGCGGCTTAATAAGCGGGTTATCGACTTCAACCCAAACACAATCGTTAACATCAAGCGTAATTATCCTCGGAAAATCGTAACCCAACGATTGGTAAATCGGGGCAATCGGCGCACCGTTCGGCGTTCCGTCCAAAATCAGGATATCGGCATCGGAAACCTTTCGTATCCCTTTTATAATTGTAGCCATCATTTCGCGGCTGGTGGTTACCGGATATGAAACCGGATATCCGGCCATTGGTTTTATCAAAACACGGCGAGCCCTCGACAACATTGACGGCGCCTTAAAAACAAAATCGGAATTATTATAAATCAAACTCAATTTCTCCTATCAGGTAAAATAAAAAACCACATACCAGTTATGAGAAATCCGGCAGTAGATTACAGTAAAACTTACAGCAAAATCACGCTCCCCTAATAACCTTAAAAGTAGCGCTGACTTTAACAAGAACCGGGTGCAACCTCTAAAACGGACACACCGATAATTTCGTTTAATATACCTACAAGCCCCTAACGGGCGAAATAACCGGATCACTCAATTATTGCTAATTAAAAAACAAACAATCTAAAACTCAACTCCTACACTGACTACTTCAATAATAAAGATAGAGCAGGACTTTTCACCCCGCAAATCCCTATTACTTATTTTACCACTCAAGTCAAGTCCTTTTTCAAGCCCTAAACGCTTATTTTAGCACTAATTTTAAAATAGTTGTATTTTTGTCAGTATATTTGCACGTGTTATAATTGCAATATGGAAATAAAAGACTTGGGCGAGTTTAATTTAATTGATAAAATAGCCGAGCTGATTCAAAAGGATTCAACCGCAGCGGATGCAAACCTGATTTTAAATATAGGTGATGATACCGCCGCTTGGAAGAATAAAGACGCAATGAGCCTAATAACAGTTGACTGCTTGGTTGAAAATATCCACTTCAGAACCAAAAACACCACTCCCAACGCACTGGGATGGAAGGCACTCGCCGTTAGCCTCAGCGATATCGCCGCAATGGGTGGTATCCCCAAATATGCACTGTTTTCGCTGGCCTTGCCCGCAGAAACGGAAACCGAGTATGTTTTAGATATCTACAAAGGAATTTTGGAACTTGCCAACAAATTCGGTACAAAAATTATAGGCGGGAATATCAGTAAAGCCCCTTTACTTTTTATTGATTCGGTTGTGTACGGTGTTAGCGCCGACCCTAATGTTATGTTAACTCGTTCAGCAGCGAAACCCGGCGATTTAATTGCCGTTACCGGCGATTTGGGCGCGGCCGCCGGCGGACTGAAAATAATTGAAGATAACCTTACATTTGCAGATGAAATAAAAAAACCGCTTACAGAAGGCCTTAATCAGCCCTACCCCAGAATAAAGGAAGGGCAAAAACTGGCAGCCGGCGGCGTAAAATGCGCCATGGATTTAAGCGACGGCTT is part of the Dehalococcoidales bacterium genome and harbors:
- the thiL gene encoding thiamine-phosphate kinase; this encodes MEIKDLGEFNLIDKIAELIQKDSTAADANLILNIGDDTAAWKNKDAMSLITVDCLVENIHFRTKNTTPNALGWKALAVSLSDIAAMGGIPKYALFSLALPAETETEYVLDIYKGILELANKFGTKIIGGNISKAPLLFIDSVVYGVSADPNVMLTRSAAKPGDLIAVTGDLGAAAGGLKIIEDNLTFADEIKKPLTEGLNQPYPRIKEGQKLAAGGVKCAMDLSDGLVIDLGHICKASGVGAIIEIESIPIHPELKAAFGENAIDLALSGGEDYELLFTAEPQVIEKIKKQTDCRITVIGKIIADDNRQINLTDSTGEIYTPPNKGWNHFG